In Candidatus Aegiribacteria sp., the genomic window GAATTCTATTGAATTATGCGATGGATTAGGTGATATAATGCTTAGAGACTGCACGGTAACTTCTTCCGGAGATGTTTCGCCAATTGCCACATCATTCCAGGATACTGTGATTTCGTGCAGAACAGGGGTTTGAACCGAATCGGGGCTGTTCATAAGAATCCTGTACTGAAAATACCTTGTGGTATCAGCAAGTATGCCGTAAAGCTCTTGCGGTTCGTAAAGCTCTTCTGACCAGCTTCCCATATTCTCCCAGTCATCGGAACTTCTAACCAGTACAGTCAATGTGGAATCAACGGGACAGTCCGCAACCCATTAAATGTTACTCCACTGCTGTTCCACCTGTGCATCGAGAATGGTGGAGATAAGCTCACCTTCACCCGAAAGGAATCCCGGGCTCCAGTATTTAATTGCTTCTCCTACTCCGGCGGCTCCGACTATCTCAAGACCGGATACATCGTCTATTTCGGCGGCACACAGCGCGGAAGCTCCGTCGAGTTCACCAATAAGGTATTCGCTCCACTCATTTGCGCCTGAATATTCGTACCAGCGTACTTCGCTGTCATTTTGGCCTGCGGCTACGATATTCAGCCAATCGTCTTCATCCGAAGAAATATCACAGATGCATACACCTGATGCGCCCCACAGATCATCGGTTACCGTGTGTTTGTTCCAGCAGAGACCAAGTTCCGAATTCTCGTACCAGTATACGGCATCATCATCATAACTGCTTGCAGCGATGTCAGGTGATTCATAAACGTCACCATCTATGTTGCCGATCATAATGCATGCCGGATGGTTGATCAGTGAATCGATCACATGTTCCTCAAAAGCATCGAACCAGCTGAGACATTCCAGATATACTATTCTGGCGTTGTTATATTCCGCCAGAACAATATCAAGATCCCCATCGGCATCGATATCATCAAGTGCAATTGAGGATATGCCCGGATACTCCCCCGGTATCTGGAGATGTTCCCATGTTACACTGTCGCCCTCTGTTGATGAGATGAAATTGTGCAGGATACCCGTTGAGGATTCGCATACAAGGAGATGAACACTATTGCCAACCATCACGGGTTCGATCTCACCCGGGCTCTCTATCCTGGCAATTGGATGGGGTATCCAGAGATACTCCGAGGAGTCGGACTCGAACCAGTACAGTGAATCAGCGTAGTAGGCTGATGCTATCACATCCATAAATCCGTCATTGTTCACATCGCAGGCTCTGGCGCAGTTGGCTCCGTCGAACCGGGCGGCTATTTCAATAAGGGTCCAGGACTCTCCGTTGCCTTCGTTCCTGTACCACGCAACGATATCATTCGACCATGCGGCCACAAGAAGATCGGTGTCGGTATCCGAGTCCATGTTTATAGAAACAACCGAATACGGAGCACCCGCTGAAGC contains:
- a CDS encoding T9SS type A sorting domain-containing protein; its protein translation is MTVLVRSSDDWENMGSWSEELYEPQELYGILADTTRYFQYRILMNSPDSVQTPVLHEITVSWNDVAIGETSPEEVTVQSLSIISPNPSHNSIEFSVNTFQETSIRLLDIAGRVVEEFTTPDSGTYLYNTKNLVPGIYFLQTDMKDIQTHRIVIID
- a CDS encoding VCBS repeat-containing protein gives rise to the protein MILIVCMLICALSYVGAFDETQSSWQDGPGEEDPVTSWSTYFLSSENMNWNNSESSIYLDYAENCPEHIIDASAGAPYSVVSINMDSDTDTDLLVAAWSNDIVAWYRNEGNGESWTLIEIAARFDGANCARACDVNNDGFMDVIASAYYADSLYWFESDSSEYLWIPHPIARIESPGEIEPVMVGNSVHLLVCESSTGILHNFISSTEGDSVTWEHLQIPGEYPGISSIALDDIDADGDLDIVLAEYNNARIVYLECLSWFDAFEEHVIDSLINHPACIMIGNIDGDVYESPDIAASSYDDDAVYWYENSELGLCWNKHTVTDDLWGASGVCICDISSDEDDWLNIVAAGQNDSEVRWYEYSGANEWSEYLIGELDGASALCAAEIDDVSGLEIVGAAGVGEAIKYWSPGFLSGEGELISTILDAQVEQQWSNI